Proteins from one Podospora pseudocomata strain CBS 415.72m chromosome 4, whole genome shotgun sequence genomic window:
- a CDS encoding hypothetical protein (EggNog:ENOG503P3R5), producing the protein MNFLPSWSVSRSVARCLELPWCSPHMGEVLGCNALNEAIITDNVHQVELFATQYPYMLREYNVLGKTPFHLAVGNPECLRLLLAATKETSLFDEIDNHG; encoded by the exons ATGAATTTCCTTCCAAGCTGGTCGGTTTCCCGATCCGTGGCTCGGTGTTTAGAGCTGCCGTGGTGCTCACCCCATATGGGAGAAG TCTTGGGTTGCAACGCACTGAAcgaagccatcatcaccgatAACGTACACCAGGTTGAACTTTTTGCGACCCAGTACCCTTATATGCTAAGGGAATATAACGTCTTGGGCAAAACTCCATTTCATCTCGCTGTTGGCAATCCGGAATGTTTACGTTTACTACTCGCTGCAACAAAAGAAACGTCGCTTTTCGATGAGATAGACAACCACGGTTAG
- a CDS encoding hypothetical protein (EggNog:ENOG503P0NF; COG:Q): protein MASASSSASGPVPTGATLDWDWNTVLTAAQSSKLTLLVVAPSIACFLWFFVAYQTSPLKKYPGPFLAGWTNMWRLSKVYGAEYAQTMKKLHEKYGPIVRIGPNLLDLDFPELSRTIYNTDGKWVKSDFYKNSSSIIDGKITYHMFSETNNVEHARLKRPVVRHYSVPAVLAMEAHMDKVVADLLQHLKKRFVEPRKVCNFGDWLGYYAWDFLGIVTFSTKFGYMDKGYDFDGTLAVADQSIDYLALCGQMPWTDYILDKNPIYPLGPPNISNVTNIAIQKMTARLKGEDKVFNPEKPDFLQYFIESKSTHPEIVDEGKIIGYLLLNLIAGADTTAITLRALFYYTLKDQRVWKKLESEVRSVFKAFEPAAHSKARALPYLDAVVNETLRYHPAVSMIMERIVPEGGLVLPDGSVVPGGQMVGMNPYIVGRNKKVFGENADDFYPDRWLQRDGENDDQYKERMQLWNQAMLQFGGGSRICLGRNLSMMEVYKLVPTLLSTFDIELEDPNEVWWYSSRWFYRTKGVNCTLRPRSD, encoded by the exons ATGGCTTCAGCTTCGTCATCAGCCAGCGGCCCCGTGCCAACCGGCGCAACGCTGGACTGGGATTGGAACACTGTCCTCACCGCTGCTCAAAGCAGCAAGCTGACCCTTCTGGTGGTTGCCCCTTCCATCGCTTGCTTTTTGTGGTTCTTTGTCGCCTACCAGACCTCACCGTTGAAGAAGTATCCCGGGCCATTTTTAGCAG GATGGACAAATATGTGGCGGTTATCCAAGGTCTACGGGGCCGAGTATGCCCAGACAATGAAGAAGTTACATGAGAAATACGGCCCCATTGTCAGAATAGGACCAAATCTCCTGGACCTTGACTTCCCTGAGCTTTCTCGCACCATCTACAACACCGATGGCAAATGGGTCAAGTCCGACTTCTACAAAAACAGCAGCTCTATCATCGATGGCAAGATCACCTACCACATGTTTAGCGAGACCAACAATGTCGAGCATGCCAGACTGAAGAGACCTGTTGTGCGCCACTACTCGGTCCCGGCCGTGCTGGCTATGGAGGCACACATGGACAAGGTGGTGGCCGACTTGCTCCAACACCTCAAGAAACGTTTTGTTGAGCCCAGGAAGGTCTGCAACTTTGGCGACTGGCTAGGATACT ATGCCTGGGATTTCCTCGGTATCGTCACCTTCAGCACCAAGTTCGGCTACATGGACAAGGGCTACGACTTTGATGGCACCCTCGCTGTTGCCGACCAGTCCATTGACTATCTGGCTCTCTGCGGCCAAATGCCCTGGACCGATTACATCCTCGACAAGAACCCCATCTACCCTCTCGGCCCacccaacatctccaacgtGACCAACATTGCCATCCAGAAGATGACGGCCCGTCTCAAGGGCGAGGACAAGGTGTTCAACCCCGAGAAGCCCGATTTTCTGCAGTATTTTATCGAGTCCAAGTCGACCCACCCGGAGATCGTTGACGAGGGCAAGATTATTGGTTATCTTCTCTTGAACT TGATCGCCGGTGCCGACACCACAGCCATCACCCTGCGCGCCCTCTTCTACTACACCCTCAAGGACCAGCGTGTGTGGAAAAAGCTCGAATCCGAAGTCCGCTCTGTCTTCAAGGCCTTCGAACCCGCGGCCCACAGCAAAGCCCGTGCCCTCCCCTACTTGGATGCCGTTGTCAACGAAACACTCCGTTACCACCCTGCTGTTTCCATGATCATGGAGCGCATCGTCCCCGAAGGTGGCCTCGTCCTCCCTGATGGCTCTGTCGTCCCAGGTGGCCAAATGGTCGGTATGAACCCTTACATTGTCGGTCGTAACAAGAAGGTCTTTGGTGAGAACGCCGATGATTTTTACCCTGACCGGTGGCTGCAgcgggatggggagaatGACGACCAGTACAAGGAAAGGATGCAGCTGTGGAATCAAGCCATGCTTCaatttggtggtgggtctAGGATCTGCCTTGGGAGGAACTTGAGTATGATGGAGGTGTACAAGCTTGTGCCTACGTTGCTGTCGACGTTTGACATTGAGCTGGAGGACCCAAATGAGGTTTGGTGGTATAGCAGTCGGTGGTTTTACAGGACGAAGGGGGTTAATTGTACGTTGAGGCCTAGGAGTGAttaa